One stretch of Aminivibrio pyruvatiphilus DNA includes these proteins:
- a CDS encoding aspartate aminotransferase family protein has translation MFTGKRDISRCLRLVEEDRAITSPAAKLPYYPLVVKRGRGATIEDVDGNTYIDFLASAGAVNTGHCHPKVVEAIRKQTEDLILYTHVYMYHEPIIELTKELLSITPGTFRKRAYYGLAGSDANDGIIKLARIATGRPKILAYLRAYHGSTYGALSMSAVSLPMHRGLGPLLPDIYHVPYPDPYRTPFPGMTGDEVADFAIEQIRTAFSTNIPPDETAAIVIEPIQGDSGLVVPPKKYMQSLRKLCDEYGILLVSEEVQQGFGRTGKWFGIENFDVVPDAIVMGKAIASGLPLGAVVARADLMEKWQAPAHLFTAAGSPVCCAAALATISVIREENLLQNAVDVGARIKNRFLEMQKKYEIIGDVRGIGLSIGVDLVKDRETKERHGEAAAKICYRAWERGLLLSFFSGSVLRIQPPLVITKEQADSAMDIIEESFEDFFAGDIPDSIFETVKGW, from the coding sequence ATGTTTACCGGAAAAAGAGATATCAGCCGCTGCCTCCGCCTGGTCGAGGAAGACAGGGCCATTACGTCCCCTGCCGCAAAACTGCCCTATTATCCTCTTGTTGTCAAAAGAGGAAGGGGCGCCACCATTGAAGATGTGGACGGAAACACGTACATCGATTTTCTTGCAAGTGCCGGTGCGGTGAACACGGGGCACTGTCACCCGAAGGTGGTTGAGGCGATCCGGAAGCAGACGGAGGACCTCATCCTGTATACCCATGTCTACATGTACCATGAACCGATTATCGAACTGACAAAAGAGCTTCTCTCCATCACCCCGGGAACGTTCCGCAAAAGGGCCTATTACGGCCTGGCTGGTTCGGACGCCAACGACGGGATCATAAAACTGGCCCGGATCGCCACAGGCCGCCCGAAGATCCTCGCCTATCTCAGGGCCTACCACGGCAGCACCTACGGAGCCCTTTCCATGAGCGCCGTGAGCCTGCCCATGCACAGGGGACTCGGACCGCTGCTTCCCGATATTTACCATGTTCCCTATCCCGACCCCTACCGGACGCCTTTCCCCGGAATGACCGGGGACGAGGTCGCAGACTTCGCCATCGAACAGATACGGACCGCCTTTTCCACGAACATCCCGCCGGACGAAACCGCGGCGATAGTAATCGAGCCGATCCAGGGGGATTCGGGTCTCGTGGTTCCGCCGAAGAAGTACATGCAGTCCCTTCGGAAGCTCTGCGACGAATACGGAATCCTTCTCGTCTCTGAAGAGGTCCAGCAGGGATTCGGCCGCACGGGCAAATGGTTCGGCATAGAAAACTTCGACGTGGTCCCCGACGCCATCGTCATGGGAAAGGCCATAGCATCCGGGCTGCCCCTCGGAGCCGTGGTTGCGAGGGCAGACCTGATGGAAAAATGGCAGGCTCCAGCTCACCTTTTCACTGCGGCAGGCAGCCCCGTCTGCTGTGCGGCGGCGCTGGCCACCATCTCCGTCATCCGGGAGGAAAACCTCCTTCAGAACGCGGTGGACGTGGGGGCACGCATCAAAAACCGCTTCCTCGAAATGCAGAAAAAATATGAAATCATCGGCGACGTCAGGGGCATCGGCCTCTCCATCGGCGTAGACCTGGTCAAGGACCGCGAAACGAAAGAACGCCACGGGGAAGCGGCTGCGAAGATTTGCTACCGTGCCTGGGAAAGGGGACTCCTCCTCTCTTTCTTCAGCGGAAGCGTCCTGAGAATCCAGCCTCCCCTGGTAATCACGAAGGAACAGGCCGACAGCGCTATGGACATCATCGAAGAATCCTTTGAGGACTTCTTCGCCGGGGACATCCCCGACAGCATCTTCGAAACGGTCAAGGGCTGGTAG
- the dctP gene encoding TRAP transporter substrate-binding protein DctP: MKFTSTTKKLLVCLVALSFLVAFFGISSAAEPQFKMRLAQVHPVDSDYDLRAKEFAKKVFEGTNGRIQIDVFSGGVLGDWTEIFEMVQRGTIEMSMAQANANFDPQLNLAYYFPYIVTNAKEAQKVYGPDGWAYKIIQDLWAKHNIKALAVIPIGMSGVSLNKVPEKFAEPGASHGLKVRVMPIKPCEWTYEALGYIATPIPYAEAYSAIQTGIADGQMGGPPFQAWQFKDVNKVWIQYNDFFESWWFAINMDLWNKISKEDQDVMLKAAQEESDVQWARAEEADEEYRQKLVKEYGWEIVMLTQEQLDAVAAHVRKVVWPKMEEIVGKDLMDRIYKESGIAR, from the coding sequence ATGAAGTTTACCAGCACAACAAAAAAACTCCTGGTTTGTCTTGTTGCTCTTTCGTTCCTCGTCGCCTTCTTCGGTATTTCTTCAGCTGCGGAGCCCCAGTTCAAAATGCGGCTTGCGCAGGTTCACCCCGTTGACAGCGACTACGACCTGAGGGCGAAAGAATTCGCGAAGAAGGTCTTTGAAGGAACCAACGGAAGGATCCAGATCGACGTCTTCTCGGGAGGAGTTCTGGGAGACTGGACCGAGATATTCGAAATGGTCCAGAGGGGAACCATTGAAATGAGCATGGCCCAGGCCAACGCCAATTTCGACCCCCAGCTGAACCTCGCCTATTACTTCCCCTACATCGTAACGAATGCCAAGGAGGCCCAGAAGGTCTACGGCCCTGACGGCTGGGCCTACAAGATCATCCAGGACCTGTGGGCAAAGCACAACATCAAGGCCCTCGCAGTGATTCCCATCGGCATGTCGGGAGTCTCCCTCAACAAGGTTCCCGAGAAGTTCGCCGAACCGGGAGCGAGCCATGGCCTGAAGGTCCGAGTCATGCCCATCAAGCCGTGCGAGTGGACCTACGAGGCTCTCGGCTACATCGCCACCCCCATTCCCTATGCTGAAGCCTACAGCGCAATTCAGACCGGAATCGCCGACGGCCAGATGGGGGGGCCTCCCTTCCAGGCATGGCAGTTCAAGGACGTGAACAAGGTCTGGATTCAGTACAACGATTTCTTCGAATCCTGGTGGTTTGCCATCAACATGGACCTCTGGAACAAGATTTCCAAGGAAGACCAGGACGTCATGCTGAAGGCGGCCCAGGAAGAGTCGGATGTCCAGTGGGCCCGGGCGGAAGAGGCCGACGAGGAGTACCGTCAGAAACTCGTCAAGGAATACGGCTGGGAGATCGTTATGCTCACCCAGGAGCAGCTTGACGCTGTGGCCGCTCATGTCCGGAAGGTCGTATGGCCAAAGATGGAGGAGATCGTCGGGAAGGATCTTATGGACCGGATCTACAAGGAATCCGGCATAGCCCGCTGA